TCAGCCGACCCCGACCGCCGCCGAGTCCGCTGACACGAGCCCGAGTTCGGCTCGGAGGTCGGGCGACCCGGCGGCCGCGAAGAGCGGTATGCGGTCCGCGGGAACGATCCCGGGGAGCAGGAACGTCCACAGGTCGGCGACCCGGTCGTGGAGGTCCCTGCGCCCGGTGCGGACGTGTGAGGTGACCTGGATGCCGGTGAACGAGCCGACGAGGCACGTCGCGAGGTTGTTCACGTCCAGCCCCGGCAGGAGGTCCCCCCGCTCCCGGGCCGGCGCCAGGCACACGCGGACCGTCTCGATCCATGCGTCGTAGGGCGCCGGGTCGGGGTTCGTGAAGGAGCCGAACTCGATGACGAGCCGGATGCCGGCGCGGATGCGGACGTTCGTGCGCAGTCCGTGCGCCATCTGGTGCGACAGGTCGATGACCGTCTGGAGGCCCGGGTCCTCTATGGCCGGGACGTCCGCGGAGACCTGGAACTGCTCGTCCATCAGCGTGCGGGCGAGGGCTTCCTTGGAGCGGAAGTGGAAGTACAGGGCGCCCTTGGTCACTCCGGCGTGGCGGACGACGTCGCTGAGGCTGGTCCCGCCGAAGCCGCTGCGGTCGAAGGCCTTCGCGGCGCCGTCGAGGATCGCCTGCCGGGTGATCTCGGCACGTTCCTGCCGGGCCCTCGCCACGTACGCCACTCCTGCTGCTCTCGGCCGAGCGGCTGCGCCGCTGCGGCGGTTCTCGTGCGGGCCCGGGGACGCGGCCTGCACCGGAGCCAATGTACTGGGAGGACGCCAAAAAATACCAGTCGACAGGTACTTTTTGGAGCGTGGGGAGGGGCGCTGACGGCGTTAACGGCGTTAACGCCCCTCCCCGTCGGGTGGCCTGGTCGCGTCGGCGGCGGGCCGAGCGTTAACGCCGTTAACGCCTCTCCCCCAGCGGGCGGCCGGGGCGGCCGGGGCCTGCCGAGCGTTAACGCCGTTAATGCCCGGCCGCCATGTGCCAGCCGTCAGGCGCCAGGGACGAGGGCGTTAACGGCGTTAATGGTCCCGACCCTGTGGGGCGTTCACGGTGCCAAGCTACGGGGCGGGCGGTGCGTCCAGGGCGTTCAGGGCCGTCTGCCAGGGGAAGTGCGGCGGGGCGTCCTGGCCCGCGGGGCCCGGGACGAAGCCGTTCTCCCCGAAGAGCACCGTCACTCCGGCGGTGCGCAAGGTCGCCAGCGACGGCTCGAACTGCGGGTGCGCTGCCAGGGCGGCATTCGTACACGGCATGGTGACGACCGTGGTGCCCTTGCCGAGCGCCTCGGCGGCGATACCGATCGCGAAGCGGTCGGTCAGACCCAGCGCCCAGGCGTTCACGGAGTTGAAGGTCGCCGGGGCGAAGAGCACCGCGTCGGCCGCGGGCCAGACATCGGGCTCGCCGGGAAGCTTGTACTGCCAGCGCACCGGATGCCCGGTGAGGGCGGCCAGCCCGTCGGTGCTGCCGGAGAGCCAGTGTGCGGCCGTCGGGGTGAGCCCCAGGCAGACGTCCCACCCTCGGGACTGGGCGTCCTCGATCACGTGGGCCACGTCGAACACGGGCGGTGCGGCGGAGCAGAGCAGATAGAGCGTTTTCGTGCTGGTCATAGCGACATGTGATCACATTCCTTGACCTCGACCACAGTTGAGGGCAGAGCATCGGAGCCATGAGCGAAGAAGACACGGCCCTGAAGGCCATTGAGCAGGTTGTCGCCGCCGTGCAGCGCACCCAGCGCGAGAAGGATGCGGAGGGCTTCCTCGCCCTCTTCCACCCCGACGCCCTGTGGACGACCGCACACGGCAAGGTCCTCATCGGCTTCGATGCGATAGCCGACTTCACCCGGTCCGTGCTGCCCGGCGCGAGCTGGGACGGCGAGGTGACCTACGACGTGGTGCACACCCAGTTCCTGCGGCCCGATGTCGCCGCCGTGAAGGTGCGCCAGCTGTACACCGACGCGGAGGGGCGCCCGGAGAGCGAAGGAGCGCCGCTGTACGTGATGACGCGCGGCGGCGACGGCCGCTGGCTGCTGACGGCCTGCCAGAACACGCAGGTCCGCGCCGCCTAGACGCACGCGTATGCGGGCGAGCCTCTCGGCCATGGCCCGTCTCGCGGCGACCGGCTTCACTGGGGCCATGACGCAGACAGAGATGCAGACGCAGACGCAGGCGCAGACAGCGGCCGGGACGACCCTCGTCATCGGGGGACGCGGCAAGACCGGGCGGCGCGTCGTCGCCAGGCTCCAGGACAAGGGCCGTCCCGTGCGGGTGGGGTCGCGAAGCGGGCAGCCCGCCTTCGACTGGCACGAGCCGGCCGGCTGGGCGGCCGCCCTCGACGGGGTCGACCGGGTGTACGTGACGTACCACCCCGACCTGTCCTTCCCTGGCGCCACCGAGCAGGTCGGCGCGCTCGCGGAGGCGGCCGTCGCCGCCGGGGCGCGCCGCCTGGTGCTGCTCTCCGGGCGCGGGGAGCAGGCCGCACAGCGGGCCGAGGAGGCAGTGAAAGCGACGGGCGCCGACTGGACGGTCGTCCGGGCCAGCTGGTTCAACCAGAACTTCGACGAGGACTTCTTCCTGGAATCCGTGCGCGCCGGGGAGTTCGCCCTGCCGACCGCGGACGCCGTCGAGGCGTTCGTCGACGCCGACGACATCGCCGACGTCGTCGTGGCGGCGCTGGAGGACGACCGGCACATCGGCCGCACCTACGAGCTGTCCGGGCCGCGGCTGCTGTCCTTCGGCGACGTGGCGGCCGAGCTGTCCAAGGCGACCGGGCGGCAGATCACGTACGTGCCCGTCTCCGATGCGGACTTCCGGGCGGTCCTTCGAGAGCAGGGGCAGCACGAGGACTTCGCCGACCTGTTCGGGCTGCTGCTGGACGGGCGCAACGCCCACGTTGTGCACGGCATCGAGGACGTGCTCGGCAGGCCGCCGCGGGACTTCTCCGCGTACGTGCGCGAGGCGGCGGCCACCGGCGTCTGGGACGTGTGAGCAGGACAGCATGGACATGATGAGCGGGCTGCTCGAAGGGCCCAAGGCGCGGGGTGCCGTCGTGCTGAAGTCCGTCTTCGATCCGCCCTGGGCGGTCCGCATCGAGGACCGGGCGCCGCTGACGGTCATGACGATGGTCCGGGGGGAGGGCTGGCTCTTTCCGGACGGGGGCGCACCCGTGCGGATCCGCCCGGGGGACGTCGCCGTCGTACGCGGTCCGGACCCGTACACGCTGGCGGACGAGCAGGGGACGCCGGTGCAGATCACCGTGGACGCCGAGCAGAACTGCAGCCTTCCGGACGGCACCGACGTCAACGGGGCGATGGATCTCGGAGTCCGGACCTGGGGCACGACGGTGCAGGATGCCGGGTCCGTCGTCATGCTCAGCGGCACCTACACCGAGCCGAGCGAGGTCGGGCGGCGGCTGCTGGGAGCCCTGCCGACCGTCCTCGTACGGCCGGCGGCCGAGGTCGACGCCACGCTGATCGGGCTGCTCGCATCCGAGGTCTCCCGCGACGAACCGGGCCAGGAAATCGTCCTCGACCGGCTGCTCGACCTGCTGCTGATCGGAGTGCTGCGCGCATGGCTCGCCGACCCGGGTTCGGGGGCACCGGGCTGGTACCGCGCTCAGTCCGACCCGGTCGTCGGACGGGCGGTGCGGCTGCTGCACGAGAACCCGGCCCACGGCTGGACGGTCGCAGAGCTCGCGCAGAAGACCGGGGTATCCCGGGCAGCACTGGCGCGACGGTTCGCGGAGGTCGTGGGGGAGCCTCCGATCGCGTACCTGACGGGGCTGCGGCTGGCGCTGGCCGCGGACCTCCTCCGCGAACCGGACGCCACTGTGGCGACCGTCGCCCGGCGGGTGGGCTACGGCTCGGCGTTCGCCCTGTCGACGGCGTTCAAACGAGTCCGCGGCCTCAGCCCGCAACAGTCCCGCACCCAGCCCGCCACATCGGCCCCGCCGACCCCGCCCGGCCCGGGGGAGCGTTAACGCCGTTAATGATCGCGGAGTGTTCCGCCCCGCCGCTGGGCGTTAACGGCGTTAACGGCCCCGGGCGCGTGGGGGGCGGCAGAGGGCCGCTGGGTGCGGGGGCATTAACGGCGTTAACGGTTGCCGGGGGTGAGGGGTGGGGAGGGGGCGACGCTCCGAGCGTTAACGGCGTTAACGGTCAGGCCTGGCGGTGGCAGGTGCCCAGCGTTAACGGCGTTAATGCCGGCCGGCCATCGGGGGTGGGGGAGGGGGTGGCGTTAACGGCGTTAATGGTTGAGGCGTGGGGCTCTCGGGGGAGGGGCGGCGTTAACGGCGTTAATGATCGTTCCGGTCCGGGGGCGGATGGTGTGTGTCAGGCGGAGACGGGGGTGCGGGTGAAAGCCGTGCGCAGGGCGAAGATGCCGAGGAGGCCGCCTGCCGCATACCGCTGGGCCGTCATGACGCGGGGGCGGGTGGCCAGGAATCCCGAGACACGTGCTGCGCCCAGCATGACCAGGGCGTTCACCGCGAGCCCCACGGTGATCTGCACGGCACCGAGCTGCAGCAGTTGCGCCCAGGCCGGGCCCGCCTGCGGGTCCATGAACTGGGGGAGGAGCGCGGCGTACATGAGAGCGATCTTGGGGTTGAGGAGGTTGGTGAGGAGCCCCATGGAGAACAGGCGGGCGTCGGAGACGGGAGGCAGGTCGTTGGACGGGGCGAAGGGCGAGCGGCCGCCGGGCTTGAGCATGTCCCACGCCAGGTAGGCCAGGTAGGCGGCTCCGGCGAGCTTGACCACCGTGAACGCCAGGGGGACGGCGGCGAACAGTGCGGACAGCCCGGCGGCCGCGGCCAGCAGGTAGCACAGGAATCCCACGGCGGTCCCGCTCAGACTGACCAGCCCTGCCCTGCGGCCCTGGGTGATCGCGCGTGAGGCGAGGTGGATCATGTTCGGTCCGGGGGTGAGGGCCATGCCCAGTTCGACCAGGGCGACTCCCCCCACTGCGGCCAGACTGATCACTGGACGACTCCTGCGGCAGGGGCGAGGGGGAGGACGCCCACCGCTTGGCCGCCTGAGGTTTCGCCTGTGAGGTGGAAGCCCAGATTCAGGTAGAACGGCTCCGGGGTGCCAGGGCCGGGTTCCCACGTCACGTAGGCGTGGGTCGCGCCGCGGCGGGCCAGTTCCGCCGTGACCGCCTCGACCGCGAAGCGGCCGTAGCCCCTGCCCTGGTGGGCGGCGGATATGTTCAGGCGCCAGATGCCGGAGCGGATGTCCGCGGGGTCCTTCTCGGGATTCCACGCGACGTCCAGGAACGCCATCACGAAGCCGACGACCTCGGTGCCGTCGGCGATGGCACGCGGCCAGGCGGCCGCCCCATGGACGTATGCCTCGGCAAGCGACTTGACCACGGGGGAGACCAGGTGTGACTGGTCGGGGCGGACTTCGACGGCGCAGACGGCGTCGAAGTTGGCTGCGGTCACCGGTTCCAGGCGCAGTTGTGCGGCAGTGCTCATGGGCGCACCCTATCCGGGGCCCCGGCACGCGTCTCCGTGCTCGACAGGCCGTCATGGCGGCTGGAGGTGCCGGGGGTTGCTCCCGTGCGGGGACTTCGTCAGCGGACTGCCAGGGTCCCGGCCAGGCAGGCC
Above is a genomic segment from Streptomyces globosus containing:
- a CDS encoding ScbR family autoregulator-binding transcription factor, producing the protein MARARQERAEITRQAILDGAAKAFDRSGFGGTSLSDVVRHAGVTKGALYFHFRSKEALARTLMDEQFQVSADVPAIEDPGLQTVIDLSHQMAHGLRTNVRIRAGIRLVIEFGSFTNPDPAPYDAWIETVRVCLAPARERGDLLPGLDVNNLATCLVGSFTGIQVTSHVRTGRRDLHDRVADLWTFLLPGIVPADRIPLFAAAGSPDLRAELGLVSADSAAVGVG
- a CDS encoding flavoprotein; amino-acid sequence: MTSTKTLYLLCSAAPPVFDVAHVIEDAQSRGWDVCLGLTPTAAHWLSGSTDGLAALTGHPVRWQYKLPGEPDVWPAADAVLFAPATFNSVNAWALGLTDRFAIGIAAEALGKGTTVVTMPCTNAALAAHPQFEPSLATLRTAGVTVLFGENGFVPGPAGQDAPPHFPWQTALNALDAPPAP
- a CDS encoding SgcJ/EcaC family oxidoreductase; translation: MSEEDTALKAIEQVVAAVQRTQREKDAEGFLALFHPDALWTTAHGKVLIGFDAIADFTRSVLPGASWDGEVTYDVVHTQFLRPDVAAVKVRQLYTDAEGRPESEGAPLYVMTRGGDGRWLLTACQNTQVRAA
- a CDS encoding NAD(P)H-binding protein translates to MTQTEMQTQTQAQTAAGTTLVIGGRGKTGRRVVARLQDKGRPVRVGSRSGQPAFDWHEPAGWAAALDGVDRVYVTYHPDLSFPGATEQVGALAEAAVAAGARRLVLLSGRGEQAAQRAEEAVKATGADWTVVRASWFNQNFDEDFFLESVRAGEFALPTADAVEAFVDADDIADVVVAALEDDRHIGRTYELSGPRLLSFGDVAAELSKATGRQITYVPVSDADFRAVLREQGQHEDFADLFGLLLDGRNAHVVHGIEDVLGRPPRDFSAYVREAAATGVWDV
- a CDS encoding AraC family transcriptional regulator, translated to MDMMSGLLEGPKARGAVVLKSVFDPPWAVRIEDRAPLTVMTMVRGEGWLFPDGGAPVRIRPGDVAVVRGPDPYTLADEQGTPVQITVDAEQNCSLPDGTDVNGAMDLGVRTWGTTVQDAGSVVMLSGTYTEPSEVGRRLLGALPTVLVRPAAEVDATLIGLLASEVSRDEPGQEIVLDRLLDLLLIGVLRAWLADPGSGAPGWYRAQSDPVVGRAVRLLHENPAHGWTVAELAQKTGVSRAALARRFAEVVGEPPIAYLTGLRLALAADLLREPDATVATVARRVGYGSAFALSTAFKRVRGLSPQQSRTQPATSAPPTPPGPGER
- a CDS encoding LysE family translocator, whose translation is MISLAAVGGVALVELGMALTPGPNMIHLASRAITQGRRAGLVSLSGTAVGFLCYLLAAAAGLSALFAAVPLAFTVVKLAGAAYLAYLAWDMLKPGGRSPFAPSNDLPPVSDARLFSMGLLTNLLNPKIALMYAALLPQFMDPQAGPAWAQLLQLGAVQITVGLAVNALVMLGAARVSGFLATRPRVMTAQRYAAGGLLGIFALRTAFTRTPVSA
- a CDS encoding GNAT family N-acetyltransferase — encoded protein: MSTAAQLRLEPVTAANFDAVCAVEVRPDQSHLVSPVVKSLAEAYVHGAAAWPRAIADGTEVVGFVMAFLDVAWNPEKDPADIRSGIWRLNISAAHQGRGYGRFAVEAVTAELARRGATHAYVTWEPGPGTPEPFYLNLGFHLTGETSGGQAVGVLPLAPAAGVVQ